In the genome of Streptacidiphilus rugosus AM-16, one region contains:
- a CDS encoding inositol-3-phosphate synthase yields the protein MSSVRVAIVGVGNCAASLVQGVEYYKDADPNSRVPGLMHVQFGDYHVRDVEFVAAFDVDAKKVGLDLADAIGASENNTIKICDVPSTGVQVQRGHTLDGLGKYYLETIQESADEPVDVVQVLKDRQVDVLVCYLPVGSEAAAKFYAQCAIDAKVAFVNALPVFIAGTKEWADKFTEAGVPIVGDDIKSQVGATITHRVMAKLFEDRGVILERTMQLNVGGNMDFKNMLERERLESKKISKTQAVTSQIRDRELGAKNVHIGPSDYVAWLDDRKWAYVRLEGRAFGDVPLNLEYKLEVWDSPNSAGVIIDAVRAAKIAKDRGIGGPILSASSYFMKSPPVQYFDDEAKENVEKFIRGEVER from the coding sequence ATGAGTTCGGTTCGCGTAGCCATCGTGGGTGTCGGCAACTGCGCCGCCTCGCTGGTGCAGGGTGTCGAGTACTACAAGGACGCCGACCCGAACAGCCGCGTGCCGGGCCTCATGCACGTGCAGTTCGGTGACTACCACGTCCGCGACGTCGAGTTCGTCGCCGCGTTCGACGTGGACGCCAAGAAGGTCGGTCTCGACCTGGCCGACGCGATCGGCGCGTCCGAGAACAACACCATCAAGATCTGCGACGTGCCCTCCACCGGCGTCCAGGTGCAGCGTGGCCACACGCTGGACGGCCTGGGCAAGTACTACCTGGAGACCATCCAGGAGTCCGCCGACGAGCCGGTCGACGTGGTCCAGGTCCTCAAGGACCGCCAGGTCGACGTCCTGGTCTGCTACCTGCCCGTCGGTTCCGAGGCCGCGGCGAAGTTCTACGCCCAGTGCGCCATCGACGCCAAGGTCGCCTTCGTCAACGCCCTCCCGGTCTTCATCGCTGGCACCAAGGAGTGGGCGGACAAGTTCACCGAGGCGGGCGTGCCGATCGTCGGTGACGACATCAAGTCCCAGGTCGGCGCGACCATCACGCACCGCGTGATGGCGAAGCTGTTCGAGGACCGCGGCGTCATCCTCGAGCGCACCATGCAGCTGAACGTCGGCGGCAACATGGACTTCAAGAACATGCTCGAGCGCGAGCGCCTGGAGTCCAAGAAGATCTCCAAGACGCAGGCCGTCACCTCGCAGATCCGCGACCGCGAGCTGGGCGCGAAGAACGTCCACATCGGCCCGTCCGACTACGTGGCGTGGCTCGACGACCGCAAGTGGGCCTACGTCCGCCTCGAGGGTCGCGCGTTCGGCGACGTCCCGCTGAACCTGGAGTACAAGCTCGAGGTCTGGGACTCCCCGAACTCGGCCGGCGTCATCATCGACGCGGTCCGCGCCGCGAAGATCGCCAAGGACCGCGGCATCGGCGGCCCGATCCTGTCGGCGTCCTCGTACTTCATGAAGTCCCCGCCGGTCCAGTACTTCGACGACGAGGCCAAGGAGAACGTCGAGAAGTTCATCCGCGGCGAGGTCGAGCGCTAA
- the murJ gene encoding murein biosynthesis integral membrane protein MurJ yields MSAPRDGRTPQGSDGHAPDPYLDQTYAHDPYATDPYGQAQPYDQQSFDARPFEAQSHTGPAVDAPQPQYAPYQQPHPQQPYQQPHQPQGFSQAYHDPQQHPQPPQHPQPPQGQPLPPQQSGHSPWPEQPGGEEQPYVGVDELISGAGRRQQAREQAQARQQHEQDAAYDFLFRDSGPSLYGEAGGDSVAEATSTIPLLVPADLPQRSGEDPAGAGSADASAATEAAAPKGKVASILNSSAIMAAGTLVSRGTGFLRTMIIAAAIGVATLGDNYSVANTLPTMLYILVGGGALNAVFVPQLVRSMKNDEDEGEAYANRLLTLVVVGLGLVVLVTVVAAPLLVRMVSNTAMSTPESADATVALARYCLPTIFFMGLHVVMGQILNARGKFGPMMWTPVLNNIVIIFTFSMFIWVYGPWTSTHMGEPGHMAIPAAGIRLLGIGTLLGLVVQSLAMLPYLRRAGLRFRPRFDWRGHGLGHAAKLAKWTFLFVLANQVGFLVVTQLATAAGVASGDSGKGLAAYQNALLIWQLPQAVITVSIMSAVLPRISRAAADEDGTAVRDDLSYGLRTSAVAIVPASFAFLALGPAIGALIYNNVSIGYMVSAFALGLIPYSAQYVLLRGFYAYEDTRTPFYNTVWVAVSQALLSVICYGLLPSKWAVTGMAFVYGLAYVVGLMVAVPRLRRRIGDLDGQRIKQTYTKLVGASIVPALVGAGLCFAVLDVAGHGRVGGIAAVAVGGLAQLALFVVIAQRMRIEELNSLLGMVRAKIGR; encoded by the coding sequence ATGAGCGCGCCGCGCGACGGCAGGACCCCGCAGGGCAGCGACGGGCATGCGCCTGATCCGTACCTGGATCAGACCTATGCGCACGATCCCTACGCGACGGACCCCTACGGGCAGGCGCAGCCGTACGACCAGCAGAGCTTCGACGCCCGGCCCTTCGAGGCCCAGTCCCACACGGGCCCGGCCGTGGACGCCCCGCAGCCGCAGTACGCGCCGTACCAGCAGCCACACCCGCAGCAGCCGTACCAGCAGCCACACCAGCCCCAGGGCTTCAGCCAGGCCTACCACGACCCGCAGCAGCACCCCCAGCCTCCTCAGCACCCTCAGCCTCCGCAGGGCCAGCCGCTTCCGCCGCAGCAGTCGGGGCACAGCCCCTGGCCGGAGCAGCCGGGCGGCGAGGAGCAGCCGTACGTCGGCGTCGACGAGCTGATCAGCGGGGCCGGACGGCGCCAGCAGGCGCGCGAGCAGGCCCAGGCGCGGCAGCAGCACGAGCAGGACGCGGCCTACGACTTCCTCTTCCGCGACAGCGGACCCAGCCTCTACGGCGAGGCCGGCGGCGACTCGGTGGCCGAGGCCACCAGCACCATCCCGCTGCTGGTCCCGGCCGATCTGCCGCAGCGCTCCGGCGAGGACCCGGCCGGCGCGGGTTCGGCCGACGCCTCGGCCGCGACCGAGGCGGCCGCGCCCAAGGGCAAGGTCGCGAGCATCCTCAACTCCAGCGCGATCATGGCGGCGGGCACCCTCGTCTCGCGCGGCACCGGCTTCCTGCGCACGATGATCATCGCGGCCGCGATCGGCGTCGCGACGCTGGGCGACAACTACAGCGTGGCCAACACGCTGCCCACCATGCTCTACATCCTCGTCGGCGGCGGAGCCCTGAACGCGGTGTTCGTGCCGCAGCTGGTCCGCAGCATGAAGAACGACGAGGACGAGGGCGAGGCCTACGCCAACAGACTCCTGACCCTGGTCGTCGTCGGCCTCGGACTCGTGGTCCTGGTGACCGTGGTGGCCGCCCCGCTGCTGGTGCGGATGGTCTCCAACACCGCGATGTCGACCCCCGAGTCGGCGGACGCGACCGTCGCCCTGGCCCGCTACTGCCTGCCGACGATCTTCTTCATGGGTCTGCACGTGGTGATGGGCCAGATCCTGAACGCGCGCGGCAAGTTCGGCCCGATGATGTGGACCCCGGTCCTCAACAACATCGTCATCATCTTCACCTTCTCGATGTTCATCTGGGTCTACGGACCGTGGACCAGCACCCACATGGGCGAGCCGGGCCACATGGCGATCCCCGCGGCGGGCATCCGGCTGCTCGGCATCGGCACGCTGCTCGGCCTGGTCGTGCAGTCGCTGGCGATGCTGCCCTACCTGCGCCGCGCGGGCCTGCGCTTCCGGCCGCGCTTCGACTGGCGCGGCCACGGGCTCGGGCACGCGGCCAAGCTCGCCAAGTGGACCTTCCTCTTCGTGCTCGCCAACCAGGTCGGCTTCCTGGTCGTCACCCAGCTCGCCACCGCCGCCGGTGTCGCGTCGGGCGACAGCGGCAAGGGTCTGGCCGCCTACCAGAACGCCCTGCTGATCTGGCAGCTGCCGCAGGCCGTCATCACCGTCTCGATCATGAGCGCGGTGCTGCCGCGCATCTCGCGGGCCGCGGCCGACGAGGACGGCACGGCGGTGCGCGACGACCTCTCCTACGGTCTGCGCACCTCCGCCGTGGCGATCGTCCCGGCGTCCTTCGCCTTCCTCGCTCTCGGTCCTGCCATCGGCGCGCTGATCTACAACAACGTGTCGATCGGCTACATGGTCTCCGCCTTCGCGCTCGGGCTGATCCCGTACTCCGCGCAGTACGTGCTGCTGCGCGGCTTCTACGCGTACGAGGACACCCGGACGCCCTTCTACAACACGGTCTGGGTCGCCGTCAGCCAGGCGCTCCTCTCGGTCATCTGCTACGGCCTGCTCCCCTCGAAGTGGGCGGTCACCGGCATGGCCTTCGTCTACGGCCTCGCCTACGTGGTGGGCCTGATGGTGGCGGTGCCGCGACTGCGCCGCCGGATCGGCGACCTCGACGGTCAGCGGATCAAGCAGACCTACACGAAGCTCGTCGGCGCGAGCATCGTGCCGGCCCTGGTCGGCGCGGGTCTCTGCTTCGCGGTGCTGGACGTGGCGGGCCACGGCCGTGTCGGCGGCATCGCCGCCGTCGCGGTGGGCGGGCTGGCCCAGCTGGCCCTCTTCGTCGTGATCGCGCAGCGGATGCGCATCGAGGAGCTCAACTCGCTTCTCGGCATGGTTCGCGCGAAAATCGGACGCTGA
- a CDS encoding transglycosylase domain-containing protein: MSEHRRKQSQPQNGRRPDGPTSVGRGPVSGHPSAGMPPRRTARPQPGGPGATSAQPRLTRAEMRRAAQGKGGGRGAGGAGGGGRGGQPPQGPKPKRFIDYPRWGKSGVRRWLPSWKLVLSGFLIMFGGLTAVVGYAYAQVTVPDPNAASTSQSNIYYWDDGKTVMASTGSVNRQIVPLAEVPVPVQNDFKAAEDETFDTNSGVDPMSILRAVRNMATGGSVQSGSTITQQYVKNVYLNSAQTATRKLNEILISIRIANGGLSKTQVLTGYLNTNYYGRNAYGIEAAAEAYYGVHASQLNVSQGAFIAATVNEPSTMQNVDTDSAALTRATGRWQYVLNRMVVNKWMTQAEHDALFAKGFPKPIKWLHNSQLTGQVGYLVDMATNYAEQKSGGQLTDAKLAHGGYKIYTTFNKAKVEALESAVNTMQAAHINTKKRSADNFVQVGAASVNPATGEIVAVYGGPGINKGHFVNNANTQGVPVGSTFKPIVLASAIQNGAVQEPGGQPVPITPDSKYNADPCLKIHNQAGVYLEDRSGTSACPEPDGLLHQANDSNTKYGYRTLRYAMEQSINTPYVQLGEDVGYSPVQKTAESLGLDNKTLADQSAGFYIGTSTPNAVRMANVYATFANQGYEHDPFSVRKVTYEDAVQSWLPVVKGSQALSADIANNVTSVLQGVVQSGTGTNAKDLGRPAAGKTGTTDDYKSAWFIGYTPQLATSVVMFKEDPNHPTLQPMKGVGGFPKVFGAVMPTEVWVDYMKAALNGQPTKDFPPAPQLPKGGNETGAPTASPSPSTSSSPSGSASASPTNTQSGGPTPSSSGSSTCDPIQMALGNCTTDPSSSPGTPTSSPGHHHGGGGGTTPTPSTSPGAQVVPPGG, translated from the coding sequence ATGAGCGAACACCGGCGCAAACAGTCGCAGCCGCAGAACGGTCGCCGTCCGGACGGGCCCACCTCCGTCGGACGCGGACCGGTGAGCGGTCACCCCAGCGCGGGCATGCCCCCGCGCCGCACCGCCCGCCCCCAGCCCGGCGGGCCCGGCGCGACGTCGGCCCAACCCCGGCTGACCCGCGCCGAGATGCGCCGCGCGGCCCAGGGCAAGGGCGGCGGCCGCGGCGCCGGCGGAGCCGGTGGCGGAGGCCGCGGCGGGCAGCCGCCGCAGGGCCCCAAGCCGAAGCGTTTCATCGACTACCCGCGCTGGGGCAAGTCGGGCGTTCGACGCTGGCTGCCCTCGTGGAAGCTGGTGCTGAGCGGGTTCCTGATCATGTTCGGCGGTCTGACCGCGGTGGTCGGCTACGCGTATGCGCAGGTGACGGTCCCGGACCCGAACGCGGCCTCGACCAGCCAGAGCAACATCTACTACTGGGACGACGGCAAGACCGTCATGGCGTCCACGGGTTCGGTCAACCGGCAGATCGTCCCGCTCGCCGAGGTTCCGGTCCCGGTCCAGAACGACTTCAAGGCCGCCGAGGACGAGACGTTCGACACCAACAGCGGTGTCGACCCGATGAGCATCCTGCGCGCGGTCCGGAACATGGCGACCGGTGGCAGCGTGCAGTCCGGGTCCACGATCACTCAGCAGTACGTCAAGAACGTCTATCTCAACAGCGCCCAGACGGCCACCCGCAAGCTGAACGAGATACTGATCTCGATTCGGATCGCGAACGGCGGCCTGTCGAAGACCCAGGTGCTGACCGGCTACCTGAACACCAACTACTACGGGCGCAACGCGTACGGCATCGAAGCTGCGGCCGAGGCCTACTACGGTGTCCACGCCTCGCAGCTGAACGTCAGCCAGGGCGCGTTCATCGCGGCCACGGTCAACGAGCCGAGCACCATGCAGAACGTCGACACCGACTCCGCGGCGCTGACGCGCGCGACGGGTCGCTGGCAGTACGTCCTCAACCGCATGGTCGTCAACAAGTGGATGACCCAGGCCGAGCACGACGCGCTCTTCGCCAAGGGCTTCCCCAAGCCCATCAAGTGGCTCCACAACTCGCAGCTCACCGGTCAGGTCGGCTACCTCGTCGACATGGCGACCAACTACGCCGAGCAGAAGTCGGGCGGCCAGCTGACCGACGCCAAGCTCGCCCACGGCGGCTACAAGATCTACACGACCTTCAACAAGGCCAAGGTCGAAGCGCTCGAATCCGCCGTCAACACCATGCAGGCCGCGCACATCAACACGAAGAAGCGCTCGGCCGACAACTTCGTGCAGGTCGGCGCGGCCTCGGTGAATCCCGCAACGGGTGAGATCGTGGCGGTCTACGGTGGCCCCGGCATCAACAAGGGCCACTTCGTGAACAACGCGAACACCCAGGGCGTCCCGGTCGGGTCGACGTTCAAGCCCATCGTGCTCGCCTCCGCCATCCAGAACGGCGCCGTACAGGAGCCCGGTGGACAGCCCGTCCCGATCACACCGGACAGCAAGTACAACGCCGACCCCTGTCTGAAGATCCACAACCAGGCGGGCGTCTATCTGGAGGACAGATCCGGCACCTCGGCCTGCCCCGAGCCGGACGGGCTGCTCCACCAGGCCAACGACAGCAACACCAAGTACGGCTACCGGACGCTCCGCTACGCGATGGAGCAGTCGATCAACACGCCGTACGTGCAGCTCGGTGAGGACGTCGGCTACTCGCCCGTCCAGAAGACCGCAGAGAGCCTGGGGCTCGACAACAAGACCCTGGCCGACCAGTCGGCTGGTTTCTACATCGGCACCTCGACGCCGAACGCGGTCCGCATGGCGAACGTCTACGCGACCTTCGCGAACCAGGGGTACGAGCACGACCCCTTCTCGGTCAGGAAGGTCACCTACGAGGACGCGGTCCAAAGCTGGCTTCCGGTGGTGAAGGGCTCGCAGGCGCTGAGCGCGGACATCGCGAACAACGTCACCAGCGTGCTGCAGGGAGTCGTCCAGAGCGGTACCGGCACCAACGCCAAGGACCTCGGGCGTCCGGCGGCCGGCAAGACCGGTACCACCGACGACTACAAGTCGGCCTGGTTCATCGGCTACACCCCGCAGCTGGCCACCTCCGTGGTGATGTTCAAGGAAGACCCCAACCACCCGACGCTGCAGCCCATGAAGGGCGTCGGCGGTTTCCCGAAGGTCTTCGGTGCCGTCATGCCGACGGAGGTCTGGGTCGACTACATGAAGGCCGCGCTGAACGGTCAGCCGACCAAGGACTTCCCGCCGGCGCCGCAACTGCCCAAGGGCGGCAACGAGACCGGAGCGCCGACGGCGTCGCCGAGCCCGTCGACCAGCAGCTCGCCCTCCGGCTCCGCCAGCGCGTCGCCGACGAACACGCAGTCCGGCGGCCCGACCCCGTCGAGCTCGGGCAGCAGCACCTGTGACCCCATCCAGATGGCGCTCGGCAACTGCACCACCGACCCGTCCTCCTCCCCGGGCACGCCGACGTCCTCGCCCGGACATCACCACGGAGGCGGTGGTGGGACCACGCCCACGCCGTCGACGTCGCCCGGGGCGCAGGTCGTGCCTCCAGGCGGCTGA
- a CDS encoding CCA tRNA nucleotidyltransferase yields MPSGFPAPESAPAASVVPSAAAVPAAADDAALSETQAEQVREILRAYPVAVELGERFREAGFALALVGGSVRDALLGRLGNDLDFTTDARPKEILKLVKGWGEAIWDVGIAFGTVGVRKHDLQIEITTYRSELYDRNSRKPEVTFGDTIEEDLVRRDFTVNAMAVALPEVVFVDPHRGLADLAEGVLRTPGTPEASFSDDPLRMLRAARFAAQLDFEVAPEVVTAMTDMADRIDIVSAERIQGELNKLLLSLHPRKGLTLLVDTGLAARVLPELPALKLELDEHHRHKDVYEHSLTVLEQAIALEATGEGEGRPDLTLRLAALLHDIGKPRTRRFEQGGGVSFHHHELVGAKMTKKRLRELKYSNELIADVSRLVELHLRFHGYGGGEWTDSAVRRYVRDAGPLLDRLHKLTRSDCTTRNKKKAAALSRTYDGLEERIAQLKGQEELDAIRPDLNGDQIMALLGLKPGREVGEAYKFLMELRLEQGPLGEEAAQTALKEWWSARNA; encoded by the coding sequence ATGCCGTCCGGCTTCCCCGCGCCCGAATCCGCCCCCGCCGCCTCCGTCGTTCCCTCCGCTGCCGCTGTTCCGGCCGCTGCCGACGACGCCGCGCTGAGCGAGACGCAGGCGGAGCAGGTCAGGGAGATCCTGCGCGCCTACCCGGTCGCCGTGGAGCTGGGCGAGCGGTTCCGTGAGGCCGGCTTCGCGCTGGCGCTCGTCGGCGGCTCGGTCAGGGACGCCCTGCTGGGACGGCTCGGCAACGACCTGGACTTCACCACGGACGCTCGGCCCAAGGAGATCCTCAAGCTGGTCAAGGGCTGGGGCGAGGCGATCTGGGACGTCGGCATCGCCTTCGGCACGGTCGGGGTGCGCAAGCACGACCTGCAGATCGAGATCACCACCTACCGCTCCGAGCTCTACGACAGGAACTCGCGCAAGCCCGAGGTGACCTTCGGCGACACCATCGAGGAGGACCTGGTCCGGCGTGACTTCACGGTCAACGCGATGGCGGTCGCGCTGCCCGAGGTCGTCTTCGTCGACCCGCACCGCGGTCTGGCCGACCTGGCCGAGGGCGTGCTGCGGACCCCGGGCACGCCCGAGGCCTCCTTCTCCGACGACCCGCTGCGGATGCTGCGCGCCGCACGCTTCGCCGCCCAGCTCGACTTCGAGGTGGCCCCCGAGGTCGTCACCGCGATGACGGACATGGCGGACCGGATCGACATCGTCTCCGCCGAGCGGATCCAGGGCGAGCTCAACAAGCTGCTGCTCTCGCTGCACCCGCGCAAGGGCCTGACGCTGCTGGTCGACACGGGCCTGGCCGCCCGCGTCCTGCCCGAGCTGCCCGCGCTCAAGCTGGAGCTCGACGAGCACCACCGGCACAAGGACGTCTACGAGCACTCGCTGACGGTGCTGGAGCAGGCGATCGCCCTGGAGGCGACCGGCGAGGGCGAGGGCAGGCCGGACCTCACGCTGCGGCTGGCCGCGCTGCTGCACGACATCGGCAAGCCCCGCACCCGGCGCTTCGAGCAGGGCGGCGGCGTCTCCTTCCACCACCACGAGCTGGTCGGCGCGAAGATGACCAAGAAGCGGCTGCGGGAGCTGAAGTACTCCAACGAGCTGATCGCTGATGTCTCCCGGCTGGTCGAGCTGCACCTGCGCTTCCACGGCTACGGCGGCGGCGAGTGGACCGACTCGGCGGTCCGCCGCTACGTCCGCGACGCGGGCCCGCTGCTGGACCGGCTGCACAAGCTGACGCGTTCGGACTGCACCACCCGCAACAAGAAGAAGGCCGCCGCGCTCTCCCGGACCTACGACGGCCTGGAGGAGCGGATCGCGCAGCTCAAGGGTCAGGAGGAGCTGGACGCGATCCGCCCGGACCTCAACGGCGACCAGATCATGGCGCTGCTCGGCCTCAAGCCGGGCCGTGAGGTCGGCGAGGCGTACAAGTTCCTGATGGAGCTGCGCCTGGAGCAGGGCCCGCTGGGCGAGGAGGCCGCGCAGACGGCGCTCAAGGAGTGGTGGAGCGCCCGGAACGCGTGA
- a CDS encoding DUF6049 family protein → MRRGGRLAAWGRLTLASGLVLLAGPTLAPAAEAAPQINLTPDAVPLAVGTAPQSTGLAPMASSATVAVTLNTVTPSAPAPTGQVSLSGTVTNHGRSVLDGLHVGLTTTGKALGTRSAIEDTAAAGPTPSSDDGDELTDSALQAKIGTLAVGASANFTITAPVSKLFGSQPDGVYALGIDAQTADRVNQGKPALGIARTFLPIHAANSSDKPTKVATLWPLTESPKIQAQTYIDPSTHVEEPVFTDDDLAASLAQEGRLNQLAGINQTYPGLHPTWVIDPDLIDTVYAMTKPYQVATTDDSQGANSGCNCVKPGTGSKAAAAWLSSLQTTLGAGKPDVVSLPYADPDIASLAHNAAGRQQLSTLLPLTAGALGLDRLQVDAAHNLAWPYQGYTDSSIVKVAKSMGDNQIIVNGASLPDTGDLNFTPNAARPIGGGMTAVVADGALSDIFAGDLSTQARQTAATQQFLAETLKITEERPNEQRSIVVQAPRQMSTATAQTLAKALTEAQTGKWLTTADLNAVVAAGATDGANTSVPSSYPAGPRQSELSGTVFDQVNNIGNGLATLQQILTRPDRLREPFGAAMVRSVSTGWRGERSAADTYSQSADNFMRLLQNAVTIIPKATDVVVPGNNSSAQVAVSVENDLQQTVSKLRLSLYSSSPKRLQVDSVDYDVTIAGGRTKSTFKFKVTTTANGTVPMMATLYSTQDPTKPIAELPFNVNVTSVSTGVITVIASGGLLVVLAGLRLYWKRKKNAALEAANPEIQEP, encoded by the coding sequence GTGCGACGCGGTGGCAGGCTGGCGGCCTGGGGGCGGCTGACGCTCGCGTCCGGCCTGGTCCTGCTGGCCGGTCCGACGCTGGCTCCAGCCGCCGAGGCGGCCCCGCAGATCAACCTGACGCCCGACGCGGTTCCCCTCGCCGTGGGTACCGCCCCCCAGAGCACCGGCCTCGCGCCCATGGCGTCGAGCGCGACCGTCGCCGTGACGCTGAACACAGTGACGCCCTCCGCGCCCGCCCCGACCGGACAGGTGTCGCTGAGCGGCACGGTCACCAACCACGGCCGCTCCGTGCTCGACGGGCTCCACGTCGGTCTGACCACGACGGGCAAGGCCCTGGGGACCCGGTCCGCGATCGAGGACACGGCGGCAGCCGGGCCCACCCCTTCTTCCGACGACGGCGACGAGCTCACCGACTCGGCGCTCCAGGCGAAGATCGGCACCCTGGCCGTCGGCGCCAGCGCGAACTTCACCATCACCGCGCCCGTCAGCAAGCTCTTCGGCTCCCAGCCGGACGGCGTCTACGCCCTGGGCATCGACGCCCAGACGGCGGACCGGGTCAACCAGGGCAAGCCCGCGCTCGGCATCGCCCGGACCTTCCTGCCGATCCACGCCGCGAACTCCAGCGACAAGCCGACCAAGGTCGCCACGCTCTGGCCGCTGACCGAGTCCCCCAAGATCCAGGCGCAGACGTACATCGACCCCTCGACCCACGTCGAGGAACCCGTCTTCACCGACGACGACCTGGCCGCCTCGCTCGCCCAGGAGGGCCGGCTCAACCAGCTGGCCGGCATCAACCAGACCTACCCCGGCCTGCATCCGACCTGGGTGATCGATCCCGACCTGATCGACACGGTCTACGCGATGACCAAGCCCTACCAGGTCGCCACCACCGACGACAGCCAGGGCGCCAACAGCGGCTGCAACTGCGTCAAGCCCGGGACGGGGTCGAAGGCCGCCGCGGCCTGGCTCAGCAGCCTGCAGACCACGCTGGGGGCGGGCAAGCCGGACGTGGTCTCGCTGCCCTACGCCGATCCTGACATCGCCTCCCTCGCCCACAACGCCGCCGGCAGGCAGCAGCTCAGCACCCTGCTGCCGCTCACCGCCGGGGCGCTCGGCCTGGACCGGCTCCAGGTCGACGCCGCGCACAACCTGGCCTGGCCCTACCAGGGCTACACCGACTCCTCGATCGTCAAGGTCGCGAAGTCGATGGGTGACAACCAGATCATCGTCAACGGCGCCTCGCTGCCCGACACCGGCGATCTCAACTTCACGCCGAACGCCGCCCGCCCGATCGGCGGCGGAATGACCGCGGTGGTCGCGGACGGCGCCCTGTCCGACATCTTCGCCGGTGACCTCTCCACCCAGGCCCGGCAGACCGCGGCGACGCAGCAGTTCCTGGCCGAGACCCTGAAGATCACCGAGGAGCGCCCGAACGAGCAGCGCTCGATCGTGGTCCAGGCCCCGCGGCAGATGTCGACGGCGACCGCGCAGACCCTGGCCAAGGCGCTGACCGAGGCCCAGACCGGCAAGTGGCTGACCACCGCCGACCTGAACGCGGTCGTCGCCGCCGGTGCGACGGACGGCGCGAACACCTCCGTACCGTCGAGCTACCCGGCGGGCCCGCGCCAGAGCGAGCTGAGCGGCACGGTCTTCGACCAGGTCAACAACATCGGGAACGGTCTGGCCACCCTGCAGCAGATCCTGACCCGCCCGGACCGGCTGCGGGAGCCCTTCGGCGCGGCGATGGTCCGCTCGGTCTCCACGGGCTGGCGCGGAGAGCGGTCCGCCGCCGACACCTACAGTCAGTCGGCCGACAACTTCATGAGGCTGCTGCAGAACGCGGTCACCATCATCCCCAAGGCGACCGACGTGGTCGTGCCGGGCAACAACTCCTCGGCTCAGGTCGCGGTCTCGGTCGAGAACGACCTCCAGCAGACCGTGAGCAAGCTGCGGCTCTCGCTGTACAGCTCCAGCCCGAAGCGTCTGCAGGTCGACTCGGTCGACTACGACGTCACCATCGCGGGCGGGCGGACCAAGAGCACGTTCAAGTTCAAGGTCACCACGACGGCGAACGGGACCGTCCCGATGATGGCCACGCTGTACAGCACCCAGGACCCCACCAAGCCGATCGCCGAGCTGCCGTTCAACGTCAACGTCACGTCGGTCTCCACCGGGGTGATCACCGTCATCGCGAGCGGCGGGTTGCTGGTCGTGCTGGCCGGGCTGCGGCTGTACTGGAAGCGGAAGAAGAATGCGGCGCTGGAAGCCGCGAACCCCGAAATCCAGGAGCCGTGA
- a CDS encoding PadR family transcriptional regulator: protein MSRRSGILEFAVLGLLHDSPMHGYELRKRLNVLLGSFRAFSYGTLYPCLKGLVAQGYLVEDNPDAEYIPATALNGKRSKIVYRLTGEGKQRFEELLADSGPDAWEDEHFGVHFAFFGQTDRAVRMRVLEGRRNRLEERLERMRASLARTRERLDAYTLELQRHGLESVEREVRWLNELIETERANRNGRGPAPGPPGGAAQE from the coding sequence ATGAGCAGACGCTCAGGGATCCTGGAGTTCGCCGTCCTCGGCCTGCTGCACGACTCGCCCATGCACGGCTACGAGCTGCGCAAGCGGCTCAACGTGCTGCTCGGCTCGTTTCGTGCCTTCTCCTACGGCACGCTCTACCCCTGCCTCAAGGGCCTCGTCGCCCAGGGCTACCTGGTCGAGGACAACCCCGACGCCGAGTACATCCCCGCCACCGCCCTCAACGGCAAGCGATCGAAGATCGTCTACCGGCTCACCGGCGAAGGCAAGCAGCGCTTCGAGGAGCTGCTGGCCGACTCCGGGCCGGACGCCTGGGAGGACGAACACTTCGGCGTGCACTTCGCCTTTTTCGGCCAGACCGACAGAGCCGTGCGTATGCGCGTGCTCGAAGGTCGCCGGAACCGGCTGGAGGAGCGTCTCGAGAGGATGCGCGCCTCACTGGCCCGCACCCGCGAGCGCTTGGACGCCTACACCCTCGAACTGCAGCGCCACGGCCTGGAGTCGGTCGAGCGCGAGGTCCGCTGGCTCAACGAGCTGATCGAGACCGAGCGCGCCAACCGCAACGGCCGCGGCCCCGCCCCCGGTCCACCGGGCGGCGCGGCTCAGGAGTAG